One Sediminibacillus dalangtanensis genomic region harbors:
- the rplL gene encoding 50S ribosomal protein L7/L12, protein MSKEQIIEQIKEMTVLELNDLVKAIEEEFGVTAAAPVAAAGAAGGGEAAEEQTEFDVVLESAGSSKIKVVKAVREITGLGLKDAKDLVDNAPGAIKEGVAKEEAEEMKSKLEEAGASVELK, encoded by the coding sequence ATGTCTAAAGAACAAATTATTGAGCAAATCAAAGAAATGACAGTTCTTGAATTGAACGACCTTGTAAAAGCTATTGAAGAAGAATTTGGAGTAACTGCTGCTGCACCAGTTGCTGCTGCAGGCGCAGCTGGCGGCGGAGAAGCTGCTGAAGAACAAACTGAATTTGATGTTGTTCTGGAAAGTGCCGGATCTTCTAAAATCAAAGTTGTAAAAGCAGTTCGTGAGATCACTGGTCTTGGACTTAAAGATGCAAAAGACCTTGTAGATAACGCTCCAGGAGCAATCAAAGAAGGCGTTGCGAAAGAAGAAGCTGAAGAAATGAAATCTAAGCTTGAAGAAGCAGGCGCTTCTGTTGAATTGAAGTAA
- the rplJ gene encoding 50S ribosomal protein L10: MSKTIEHKKQVVTEIADKFRESKSTILVDYRGLDVAEVTELRTQLRDAGVDFKVYKNTMTRRAAEEAELADLNETLVGPTAIAFSTDDVVAPAKILNNFAKEHEALEIKAGVIEGSIASLEQIKELADLPNYEGMLSMLLSVLQAPVRNFAYATKAVAEQQEEQGA; encoded by the coding sequence ATGTCCAAAACAATTGAGCACAAAAAACAAGTTGTAACCGAAATCGCCGACAAGTTCCGCGAAAGTAAATCAACAATTCTTGTCGATTACCGCGGCCTTGACGTTGCAGAAGTCACGGAACTTCGTACACAACTTCGCGATGCTGGTGTCGATTTCAAAGTGTACAAAAACACGATGACTCGCCGCGCTGCAGAAGAAGCAGAGCTGGCGGATTTGAACGAAACATTGGTTGGGCCGACGGCCATTGCGTTCAGTACTGACGATGTAGTGGCACCTGCAAAGATCTTGAACAACTTTGCCAAAGAACACGAAGCGCTTGAAATCAAAGCTGGCGTCATCGAAGGAAGCATTGCATCCCTTGAGCAAATCAAGGAACTTGCCGACCTGCCAAACTACGAAGGTATGCTTTCCATGCTGCTTAGCGTACTTCAAGCACCTGTCCGCAACTTTGCTTACGCTACAAAAGCAGTTGCAGAACAACAAGAAGAACAAGGCGCGTAA
- a CDS encoding 50S ribosomal protein L7ae-like protein, producing MSYDKVAQVKTGLIIGTKQTLKAMKNGEVREVVIADDADLQITEKVSRLANDLSIPCSRVDSKKKLGEACGIDVGTATVAIKQ from the coding sequence ATGTCTTATGATAAAGTGGCACAGGTTAAAACTGGTTTGATCATAGGAACCAAACAGACATTAAAAGCCATGAAAAATGGCGAAGTAAGGGAAGTAGTTATTGCGGATGATGCTGATCTGCAAATAACAGAGAAAGTGTCGCGTCTTGCAAATGATTTAAGCATCCCATGCAGCAGAGTAGATTCGAAGAAAAAGCTCGGCGAAGCATGTGGCATAGATGTAGGTACAGCGACTGTGGCAATTAAGCAATAA
- the rpoC gene encoding DNA-directed RNA polymerase subunit beta' — protein sequence MLDVNNFEFMKIGLASPDKIRSWSFGEVKKPETINYRTLKPEKDGLFCERIFGPQKDWECHCGKYKRVRYKGVVCDRCGVEVTKAKVRRERMGHIELAAPVSHIWYFKGIPSRMGLVMDMSPRALEEVIYFAAYIVTDAGDTALEKKQLLSEKEYRAYRDKYGQSFQAQMGAEAIRKLLQDIDLDKEVDQLKEELKTAQGQRRTRAIKRLEVLEAFRNSGNEPSWMILDVLPIIPPELRPMVQLDGGRFATSDLNDLYRRVINRNNRLKRLLDLGAPSIIVQNEKRMLQEAVDALIDNGRRGRPVTGPGNRPLKSLSHMLKGKQGRFRQNLLGKRVDYSGRSVIVVGPHLKMYQCGLPKEMAVELFKPFIMKELVEKGLAHNIKSAKRKIERLHPEVWDVLEEVIKEHPVLLNRAPTLHRLGIQAFEPTLVEGRAIRLHPLVCTAYNADFDGDQMAVHVPLSAEAQAEARILMLAAQNILNPKDGKPVVTPSQDMVLGNYYITLERENAIGEGMIFRDLNEALIAYQNGYVHLHTRIAVSAASLGNETFSEEQRSKLIITTVGKLIFNNMLPNSFPYMNEPTQENLELRTPEKYFIDKGANVKEIIAEREIIPPFKKGILGDIIAEVFKRFKISETSKMLDRMKDLGFSYSTKAGITVGVSDIVVLAEKEEILDEAQGRVDKVLKQFRRGLITEEERYDRVISIWSQAKDTIQDKLMKSLNPRNPIFMMSDSGARGNASNFTQLAGMRGLMANPAGRIIELPIKSSFREGLTVLEYFISTHGARKGLADTALKTADSGYLTRRLVDVAQDVIIREEDCGTDKGLTVQSITEGTEMIEPLIDRLIGRTSFQVVHHPETNEVLVNKNEVITEDTAKQIVDAGIEQVTIRSVFTCNTKHGACKKCYGRNLATGDEVEVGEAVGIIAAQSIGEPGTQLTMRTFHTGGVAGDDITQGLPRIQELFEARNPKGQAVISEIKGTIQDINEIKDKQEIVVQGEVENRTYTSPYGARLKVAVGDKIIAGQELTEGSVDPKELLKVQGIDGVQQYLLKEVQKVYRMQGVEIGDKHVEVMVRQMLRKVRVSNAGDTDVLPGSLLEIHQFRDANKNVLLEGRQPAVGRPVILGITKASLETDSFLSAASFQETTRVLTDAAIKGKRDELLGLKENVIIGKLVPAGTGMPTYRKIQAELDEAEEPVDVQQAEEITH from the coding sequence TTGCTAGATGTAAATAATTTCGAATTTATGAAAATAGGTTTGGCTTCACCTGATAAAATTCGGTCCTGGTCTTTTGGTGAAGTGAAAAAACCGGAAACCATCAATTATCGAACGCTGAAGCCGGAGAAAGATGGATTGTTTTGCGAGAGAATCTTTGGTCCTCAGAAAGACTGGGAGTGTCACTGCGGTAAATATAAACGTGTCCGTTATAAAGGCGTAGTTTGTGACCGCTGTGGTGTCGAAGTTACCAAAGCAAAAGTCCGGCGTGAGCGAATGGGGCACATCGAGCTAGCTGCTCCAGTTTCTCACATCTGGTATTTTAAAGGAATCCCAAGCCGTATGGGTCTTGTGATGGATATGTCCCCAAGGGCTTTGGAAGAAGTTATTTACTTTGCTGCATATATTGTCACTGACGCTGGAGATACGGCGTTGGAGAAAAAACAATTGCTTTCTGAGAAGGAATATCGTGCTTATCGTGATAAGTACGGGCAGTCATTCCAGGCCCAAATGGGCGCGGAAGCAATACGTAAACTTCTTCAAGATATTGATTTGGATAAAGAAGTTGATCAACTGAAGGAAGAACTGAAAACAGCACAAGGTCAAAGACGCACCCGTGCAATCAAGCGTCTGGAAGTATTGGAAGCTTTCCGTAATTCCGGAAACGAGCCTTCCTGGATGATATTGGATGTATTGCCTATTATCCCGCCTGAGTTACGTCCGATGGTCCAACTTGATGGTGGACGCTTTGCAACATCTGACTTGAATGACCTGTATCGACGGGTGATTAATCGGAACAATCGGTTGAAGCGACTGCTTGATTTAGGCGCACCAAGCATCATTGTGCAAAATGAGAAGCGCATGCTTCAAGAAGCTGTCGATGCATTGATTGACAATGGCCGCCGCGGCCGTCCTGTTACCGGTCCGGGAAATCGTCCGCTTAAGTCGCTTTCCCATATGCTGAAAGGAAAGCAGGGGCGTTTCCGTCAAAACTTACTCGGTAAACGTGTTGATTATTCCGGCCGTTCCGTTATCGTGGTTGGCCCGCACTTGAAGATGTATCAGTGTGGACTGCCGAAAGAAATGGCTGTGGAATTGTTCAAACCGTTCATCATGAAAGAGCTTGTCGAAAAAGGGCTCGCCCATAATATAAAATCGGCGAAGCGCAAAATTGAACGTTTGCACCCGGAAGTATGGGACGTTCTTGAAGAAGTGATTAAAGAACACCCTGTACTATTGAACCGTGCACCAACATTGCACAGATTGGGCATCCAAGCCTTTGAACCAACATTGGTTGAGGGAAGGGCGATCAGGCTTCACCCGCTCGTATGTACCGCGTATAACGCAGACTTTGATGGTGACCAGATGGCTGTTCACGTTCCGTTGTCTGCCGAAGCGCAGGCGGAAGCACGCATTCTGATGCTGGCTGCGCAAAATATTTTAAATCCAAAAGATGGCAAGCCGGTCGTTACACCTTCTCAGGATATGGTGCTTGGTAACTATTACATTACCCTGGAACGTGAAAACGCAATAGGCGAAGGCATGATCTTCAGGGATCTTAACGAAGCCTTGATTGCCTACCAAAACGGTTATGTTCATTTGCATACACGAATCGCTGTAAGTGCTGCTTCTTTAGGCAATGAAACGTTCAGCGAAGAACAGAGAAGTAAGTTGATCATCACCACAGTCGGTAAATTGATCTTTAATAACATGCTTCCTAATTCGTTCCCTTATATGAACGAACCAACGCAGGAAAATCTGGAGCTCCGTACACCAGAGAAGTACTTTATAGACAAGGGAGCAAATGTGAAAGAAATCATTGCCGAGCGTGAGATTATTCCTCCGTTCAAGAAAGGTATACTTGGCGACATTATCGCTGAGGTGTTTAAACGGTTCAAAATCAGTGAAACATCAAAAATGCTTGACCGCATGAAAGACTTAGGATTCAGCTATTCAACAAAAGCCGGTATCACTGTCGGTGTTTCGGATATTGTTGTGTTGGCTGAAAAAGAAGAAATCCTTGATGAAGCCCAGGGTAGGGTCGACAAAGTATTGAAACAGTTCCGCCGCGGTCTAATAACCGAGGAAGAACGCTATGACCGTGTCATTTCGATCTGGTCACAGGCTAAGGATACAATTCAAGACAAGCTGATGAAGTCCTTGAACCCACGCAACCCAATTTTCATGATGAGTGATTCTGGAGCTCGTGGTAATGCTTCTAACTTCACCCAGCTCGCCGGTATGCGCGGACTGATGGCTAACCCGGCAGGACGTATCATTGAGTTGCCGATCAAATCCAGTTTCCGTGAAGGTTTAACGGTGCTTGAATACTTTATTTCTACTCACGGTGCCCGTAAAGGTCTTGCTGATACGGCGTTGAAAACAGCTGACTCTGGTTATCTGACAAGAAGACTTGTTGATGTTGCCCAGGATGTTATTATTCGGGAAGAAGACTGTGGAACAGATAAAGGATTGACCGTTCAATCGATTACAGAAGGCACAGAAATGATTGAACCATTGATCGACCGTCTGATTGGAAGAACTTCATTCCAGGTTGTCCATCATCCGGAAACGAACGAAGTGCTAGTGAATAAGAACGAAGTCATCACAGAAGATACTGCCAAGCAGATTGTAGATGCAGGCATTGAACAAGTGACGATTCGATCTGTCTTCACTTGTAACACCAAGCATGGAGCTTGTAAAAAATGTTACGGAAGAAACCTTGCTACCGGAGACGAAGTCGAAGTCGGCGAAGCAGTCGGCATCATTGCTGCCCAATCTATCGGTGAACCAGGTACACAGCTGACAATGCGTACCTTCCATACCGGTGGGGTAGCAGGAGACGATATCACACAAGGTCTTCCGCGTATCCAAGAGCTTTTCGAAGCACGTAATCCGAAAGGTCAAGCAGTTATCAGTGAGATCAAAGGAACAATCCAGGATATCAATGAGATTAAAGATAAGCAGGAAATCGTTGTACAAGGTGAAGTGGAAAATAGAACGTACACTTCTCCATATGGAGCGCGCTTGAAAGTAGCTGTTGGTGATAAAATCATTGCCGGCCAGGAACTGACAGAAGGTTCTGTTGATCCGAAAGAGCTTCTGAAGGTTCAAGGCATCGACGGCGTACAACAGTACTTGCTAAAAGAAGTGCAGAAGGTTTACCGGATGCAAGGGGTTGAAATTGGCGATAAACACGTAGAAGTGATGGTTCGTCAAATGCTCCGCAAGGTCCGTGTCTCCAATGCCGGGGATACCGATGTATTGCCAGGTTCACTGCTTGAGATTCATCAATTCAGAGACGCCAACAAAAACGTATTGCTAGAGGGTAGGCAGCCGGCAGTCGGCCGACCTGTCATTCTAGGTATTACAAAAGCGTCCCTTGAAACAGACTCCTTCTTATCCGCTGCATCCTTCCAGGAAACAACTCGTGTCCTGACCGATGCCGCAATTAAAGGGAAACGCGATGAATTGCTCGGCCTGAAAGAGAATGTTATTATCGGTAAGCTCGTACCAGCTGGAACAGGCATGCCGACATACAGAAAGATCCAGGCGGAATTAGATGAAGCAGAAGAACCTGTTGATGTACAGCAGGCAGAAGAAATCACCCATTAA
- the rplA gene encoding 50S ribosomal protein L1: MAKKSKKQQEALKLVDRSKAYDIKEAVELIKQTAKANFDETVEAAFRLGVDPKKADQQLRGAMVLPHGTGKTQRVLVFAKGDKAKEAENAGADFVGEQDLINRINQGWFDFDVVVATPDMMAEVGKLGRVLGPKGLMPNPKTGTVTFEVEKAVQEIKAGKVEYRVDKSSNVHVPIGKVSFDDAKLIENFEAITDTLVKAKPQAAKGIYMRNASVASTMGPGIKVDVSSFVR; the protein is encoded by the coding sequence GTTGATCGTTCAAAAGCTTATGATATAAAAGAAGCAGTAGAGCTAATCAAGCAAACTGCTAAAGCTAACTTTGATGAAACAGTAGAGGCTGCGTTCCGTTTGGGTGTTGACCCTAAGAAAGCTGACCAACAGCTTCGCGGTGCAATGGTGCTTCCGCACGGAACTGGTAAAACACAGCGCGTCTTGGTTTTCGCGAAAGGCGATAAAGCCAAAGAAGCTGAAAACGCGGGTGCTGACTTTGTAGGAGAGCAAGACTTGATCAACAGAATCAACCAAGGATGGTTTGACTTTGATGTCGTTGTAGCGACTCCTGACATGATGGCTGAAGTTGGTAAACTTGGACGCGTATTGGGGCCGAAAGGCTTGATGCCAAACCCTAAAACCGGCACGGTGACTTTTGAAGTTGAAAAAGCAGTGCAAGAAATCAAAGCTGGTAAGGTAGAATACCGCGTGGATAAGTCCTCCAACGTTCATGTGCCGATCGGAAAAGTATCCTTTGATGACGCTAAATTGATCGAGAACTTTGAAGCAATTACGGATACTTTGGTGAAAGCAAAGCCACAAGCGGCTAAAGGCATTTACATGCGTAACGCTTCTGTTGCTTCTACGATGGGCCCTGGCATCAAAGTAGACGTTTCTAGCTTCGTTCGCTAA
- the rpoB gene encoding DNA-directed RNA polymerase subunit beta, which yields MTGQLVQYGRHRQRRSYARISEVLELPNLIEIQTASYDWFLEEGLREMFQDISPIEDFTGNLSLEFVDYSLGEPKYPVDESKERDVTYNAPLRVKVRLLNNETGEVKEQEVFMGDFPLMTDTGTFVINGAERVIVSQLVRSPSVYYSEKHDKNGKRGYTATVIPNRGAWLEFETDAKDVVHVRIDRTRKLPITVLLRALGFGTDQEIIDLLGDNEYLKNTLEKDNTENSEKALLEIYERLRPGEPPTVDNAKSLLVSRFFDPKRYDLAHVGRYKMNKKLHIKNRLFNQVLAETLVDQETGEVLAQKGDTIDRRLLDKLLPYLEGTEENTGDQVLEPHEGVLEDPIKVQSIKIVDPTDPEGERTLNVIGNGNVDDSVKNIAPADILAAISYFFNLLHQVGGTDDIDHLGNRRLRSVGELLQNQFRIGLSRMERVVRERMSIQDTSSITPQQLINIRPVIASIKEFFGSSQLSQFMDQTNPLAELTHKRRLSALGPGGLTRERAGMEVRDVHYSHYGRMCPIETPEGPNIGLINSLSSYAKVNKFGFIETPYRRVDLETGRVTEHIDYLTADEEDNYVVAQANARLNEDWSFTDEEVIARFRGENTAVPRDRIDYMDVSPKQVVSAATACIPFLENDDSNRALMGANMQRQAVPLMQPEAPRVGTGMEYVNGKDSGAAVICKHEGVVERVEAKEIYVRRISEVDGKRVEGDLDRYRLQKFIRSNQGTCYNQKPIVSVGDHVTKGEVLGDGPSMEDGELALGRNVLVGFMTWEGYNYEDAIIMSERLVKDDVYTSIHIEEYESEARDTKLGPEEITRDIPNVGEDALRDLDERGIIRVGAEVGDGDLLVGKVTPKGVTELSAEERLLHAIFGEKAREVRDTSLRVPHGAGGIVLDVKIFNREDGDELPPGVNQLVRVYIVQKRKISEGDKMAGRHGNKGVISKILPEEDMPFLPDGTPIDIMLNPLGVPSRMNIGQVLELHLGMAARQLGLHVATPVFDGAREEDVWETLEEAGMPRDAKTILYDGRTGEPFDNRVSVGVMYMIKLAHMVDDKLHARSTGPYSLVTQQPLGGKAQFGGQRFGEMEVWALEAYGAAYTLQEILTVKSDDVVGRVKTYEAIVKGDNVPEPGIPESFKVLIKELQSLGMDVKMLSADEEEIELRDIEEDDTQSADNLNIEVEES from the coding sequence TTGACAGGTCAACTAGTTCAGTATGGACGACACCGCCAACGCAGAAGTTATGCACGTATTAGTGAAGTACTAGAATTGCCAAACCTAATCGAGATACAAACTGCTTCCTATGATTGGTTTTTGGAAGAAGGTTTGCGCGAAATGTTCCAGGACATCTCTCCAATTGAAGACTTCACAGGGAATTTATCATTAGAATTTGTGGATTACAGCTTGGGTGAACCTAAGTATCCTGTCGATGAATCGAAAGAAAGAGATGTCACCTATAACGCTCCTCTTCGTGTTAAAGTCCGGTTGCTTAACAATGAAACTGGCGAAGTGAAAGAGCAGGAAGTATTTATGGGAGACTTCCCGTTAATGACCGATACTGGTACCTTTGTGATCAATGGTGCCGAACGGGTGATTGTTTCCCAATTAGTTCGTTCACCAAGCGTTTACTATAGTGAAAAACATGACAAAAACGGAAAAAGGGGTTATACAGCTACTGTAATCCCGAACCGCGGAGCCTGGCTTGAGTTTGAAACGGATGCCAAGGACGTTGTTCATGTTCGTATCGACCGTACAAGAAAGCTTCCAATTACGGTTCTTTTGCGTGCGCTCGGTTTTGGCACTGATCAAGAGATCATTGACTTGCTTGGCGATAATGAATACTTAAAAAACACGTTGGAAAAAGACAACACGGAAAACAGCGAAAAAGCTTTGCTTGAAATATATGAACGGCTGCGTCCTGGTGAACCGCCGACAGTCGATAATGCCAAAAGTCTGCTGGTTTCCCGCTTCTTTGATCCGAAGCGATATGACCTGGCACACGTAGGTCGTTATAAAATGAACAAAAAACTTCACATTAAAAACCGTCTATTTAACCAAGTGCTAGCTGAAACCCTCGTCGATCAGGAAACAGGAGAGGTGTTAGCGCAAAAAGGCGATACCATTGACCGCAGACTCCTTGATAAACTGCTTCCTTATTTAGAGGGAACAGAAGAAAATACCGGTGATCAGGTTCTAGAACCGCACGAAGGCGTACTGGAAGATCCAATCAAGGTCCAATCGATCAAAATTGTTGATCCAACAGACCCTGAAGGCGAAAGAACATTGAATGTTATCGGCAACGGCAATGTGGACGATAGCGTGAAAAATATTGCACCTGCTGATATTCTTGCGGCGATCAGTTATTTCTTCAATCTGCTGCATCAAGTAGGCGGTACGGATGATATTGATCACCTTGGAAACCGTAGATTGCGTTCTGTCGGTGAACTTTTACAGAATCAATTCCGGATCGGTTTATCCCGAATGGAACGTGTAGTTCGGGAGCGGATGTCCATTCAGGACACCTCGTCCATAACACCACAACAGTTGATCAATATAAGACCTGTTATTGCTTCCATAAAAGAATTCTTTGGTAGTTCCCAGCTGTCACAGTTTATGGATCAAACGAACCCGTTGGCAGAGTTGACGCATAAACGCCGTCTGTCTGCTTTAGGACCTGGCGGATTAACCAGGGAACGTGCCGGAATGGAAGTTCGTGACGTTCACTACTCGCACTATGGCCGTATGTGTCCGATTGAAACACCGGAAGGTCCGAACATCGGGCTGATTAACTCCTTGTCTTCTTATGCGAAGGTGAATAAGTTCGGCTTTATCGAAACGCCTTACCGTCGCGTTGATTTAGAGACAGGAAGGGTAACAGAACATATTGATTACCTTACCGCCGATGAAGAAGACAACTATGTAGTAGCGCAGGCGAACGCTCGTTTAAATGAAGACTGGTCATTTACGGATGAAGAAGTTATTGCCCGTTTCCGTGGGGAAAACACAGCAGTTCCTCGCGATCGGATTGATTATATGGACGTATCTCCAAAACAGGTTGTATCTGCCGCAACGGCATGTATCCCTTTCTTGGAAAACGATGACTCCAACCGCGCTTTGATGGGTGCAAACATGCAACGTCAGGCTGTTCCGTTGATGCAGCCGGAAGCGCCGAGAGTCGGAACTGGAATGGAGTACGTTAACGGAAAAGATTCCGGGGCTGCAGTCATCTGTAAGCACGAGGGAGTTGTCGAGCGGGTAGAAGCGAAAGAAATCTATGTCCGTCGTATTTCCGAAGTGGATGGAAAACGAGTGGAAGGCGACTTGGACCGCTACCGTTTGCAGAAATTCATTCGTTCCAACCAAGGTACTTGTTACAACCAGAAGCCTATCGTAAGCGTGGGTGACCACGTCACCAAAGGAGAAGTCCTTGGCGACGGACCTTCCATGGAAGATGGAGAACTTGCCCTTGGACGGAATGTCCTGGTTGGCTTCATGACGTGGGAAGGTTACAACTATGAGGACGCCATTATCATGAGTGAGCGTCTGGTAAAAGATGATGTATATACTTCTATTCATATTGAAGAGTATGAGTCAGAAGCACGCGATACAAAACTGGGACCTGAAGAAATCACGCGCGACATCCCGAATGTTGGGGAAGACGCACTGCGCGACCTTGATGAAAGGGGTATTATCCGTGTAGGTGCAGAAGTTGGGGACGGCGATTTGCTAGTAGGTAAAGTTACACCTAAAGGGGTAACCGAATTGTCTGCTGAAGAACGATTGCTTCATGCCATTTTTGGCGAAAAAGCACGTGAAGTACGTGATACTTCCTTGCGCGTTCCTCATGGTGCCGGCGGTATCGTGCTTGATGTGAAGATCTTCAACCGGGAAGATGGCGATGAACTTCCGCCAGGCGTAAACCAGCTTGTCCGTGTTTATATCGTTCAGAAGCGTAAAATCTCTGAAGGGGACAAAATGGCCGGGCGTCATGGTAACAAAGGTGTTATTTCAAAAATCTTGCCTGAGGAAGATATGCCATTCCTTCCAGACGGGACACCTATTGATATTATGCTAAACCCATTGGGGGTACCTTCCCGTATGAATATCGGACAGGTACTGGAATTGCATTTAGGCATGGCAGCTAGACAGCTTGGCCTTCATGTAGCTACCCCTGTATTTGATGGTGCCAGGGAAGAAGACGTTTGGGAAACACTTGAAGAGGCCGGAATGCCAAGAGATGCGAAGACAATCCTTTATGACGGCCGTACTGGTGAACCGTTTGACAACCGGGTTTCTGTCGGGGTCATGTATATGATCAAACTTGCCCATATGGTAGATGATAAACTCCACGCCCGCTCTACTGGTCCATATTCGCTAGTGACGCAGCAACCATTGGGTGGTAAAGCTCAATTTGGCGGACAGCGTTTCGGTGAGATGGAGGTATGGGCATTGGAAGCCTATGGTGCTGCTTATACATTGCAGGAAATTCTGACAGTGAAATCAGATGATGTGGTCGGACGTGTTAAAACGTATGAAGCAATTGTAAAAGGCGACAATGTTCCGGAACCAGGTATTCCTGAATCATTTAAAGTATTAATCAAAGAGTTGCAAAGTCTTGGCATGGACGTGAAGATGCTTTCCGCAGATGAGGAAGAAATTGAGCTTAGGGACATTGAAGAAGATGATACTCAATCCGCAGACAACTTGAATATTGAAGTGGAAGAAAGCTAA
- a CDS encoding class I SAM-dependent methyltransferase, translating into MSEHYYSRKPTSESDPKTWHYKLRGFDFSFTTDHGVFSRNEVDFGSRTLIEGFTEPAIAGGFLDLGCGYGPIGLSLAKAFPHRHITMSDINERAIDLARKNAINNQVENVEFKISDRLQSFQNETFSAIVTNPPIRAGKKVIFDMFEESYKALLPQGELTVVIQKKQGAPSAQKKLEQLFGNIELLVKNKGYYLLKSTKQ; encoded by the coding sequence ATGTCTGAGCATTATTATTCAAGAAAGCCAACATCAGAAAGTGATCCGAAAACCTGGCATTACAAACTGAGAGGTTTTGACTTTTCTTTTACCACTGATCACGGAGTGTTTTCCAGAAACGAGGTAGACTTCGGCTCCCGTACATTAATTGAAGGCTTTACGGAACCAGCGATAGCAGGCGGGTTTCTTGATCTGGGTTGTGGATACGGACCGATAGGTTTATCATTGGCGAAAGCTTTTCCGCACCGTCATATCACCATGAGTGATATCAATGAAAGGGCGATTGACTTAGCCAGAAAAAACGCGATAAACAACCAAGTGGAAAACGTAGAATTTAAAATTAGTGATCGTCTCCAGTCCTTCCAAAACGAAACGTTTTCAGCTATAGTAACCAATCCCCCTATCCGTGCAGGGAAAAAAGTAATTTTCGATATGTTTGAAGAAAGCTATAAAGCGCTGCTTCCGCAAGGAGAGTTGACGGTTGTCATTCAGAAGAAGCAGGGAGCACCTTCTGCCCAGAAGAAATTGGAACAACTATTTGGGAATATCGAATTACTTGTGAAAAACAAAGGTTATTACTTATTGAAATCAACAAAGCAATAA